The following are from one region of the Salvia splendens isolate huo1 chromosome 2, SspV2, whole genome shotgun sequence genome:
- the LOC121768204 gene encoding uncharacterized protein At1g28695-like, with amino-acid sequence MDYSKINPKQILAILSLMVATLILVSSWEPLTYKRNSFLSDKMNSTSERDDLEVALEKASMANKTVIIAFINEAYVEPNDDEYPSMFDLFLEGFWEGEDTRRFLSHLVVVSMDTTAHQRCLFRRLNCYMMAAEGDGLAGEKVYMSAGFIEMMWRRTSFLLQLLNRGYNFLFTDTDVLWLRNPFTRLVMNDDEESMDLQISTDRFNSDASSTKNHVNTGFYFIKSNNKTASLFQRWYDTRKNLSEVKEQDALEMLIRHGILTRLAIKTRFLDTLYFSGFCRDSRDVRSVVTVHANCCRSIRAKVLDLKAVLRDWKRFRQVETNGVPTNATNSFRWSRHTYCYNSWHQGTS; translated from the exons ATGGATTACTCCAAAATCAATCCCAAACAGATTCTTGCAATCCTCTCCTTAATGGTAGCAACCCTAATCCTTGTTTCTTCATGGGAGCCTTTAACCTACAAACGAAACTCATTTCTCTCAGACAAGATGAATTCGACCTCTGAAAGAGACGACTTGGAGGTAGCGTTGGAGAAGGCGTCTATGGCTAATAAGACGGTGATCATCGCCTTCATCAACGAAGCGTACGTGGAGCCCAACGACGACGAATATCCTTCCATGTTCGATCTCTTTCTCGAGGGTTTTTGGGAGGGAGAAGATACCCGGCGCTTCCTTAGCCATCTGGTGGTTGTCTCCATGGACACCACCGCCCACCAAAGGTGCCTCTTCCGCCGTCTCAACTGTTACATGATGGCGGCGGAAGGCGATGGTCTCGCCGGAGAGAAAGTCTACATGTCGGCTGGGTTTATAGAGATGATGTGGAGGCGGACCTCTTTTCTCCTCCAACTTCTTAACAGAGGATATAATTTCCTCTTCACG GACACAGACGTATTATGGCTAAGGAATCCATTCACAAGGCTGGTGATGAACGACGACGAAGAATCCATGGACTTACAAATAAGCACAGATAGGTTCAACAGCGATGCATCCTCAACCAAAAACCATGTCAACACAGGGTTTTACTTCATCAAATCCAACAACAAAACGGCGTCGTTGTTCCAGAGATGGTACGACACGAGGAAGAACTTGAGTGAGGTGAAAGAGCAAGACGCGCTGGAGATGCTAATAAGGCATGGCATCCTCACACGACTCGCCATCAAAACTAGATTCCTCGACACCCTCTATTTCAGTGGCTTTTGCAGAGACAGCCGCGACGTCAGATCCGTCGTGACTGTCCATGCCAACTGCTGCCGGAGCATCCGGGCGAAGGTCCTTGATTTGAAGGCCGTTTTGAGGGATTGGAAGAGGTTTAGACAAGTGGAAACCAATGGTGTTCCTACAAATGCTACTAATAGCTTTAGATGGTCTAGACATACATATTGTTACAATTCATGGCACCAAGGAACCTcttag
- the LOC121792600 gene encoding 60S ribosomal protein L37a, with translation MAKRTKKVGIVGKYGTRYGASLRKQIKKMEVSQHSKYFCEFCGKYAVKRQAVGIWGCKDCGKVKAGGAYTLNTASAVTVRSTIRRLREATES, from the exons ATG GCCAAGAGAACCAAGAAGGTTGGTATTGTTGGCAAATATG GCACTCGTTATGGTGCTAGTTTGAGGAAGCAAATCAAGAAGATGGAAGTCAGTCAGCATAGCAAGTACTTCTGCGAGTTTTGCGGCAAG TATGCAGTGAAGAGACAGGCTGTTGGCATTTGGGGTTGCAAGGACTGCGGCAAAGTGAAGGCTGGTGGTGCCTACACATTAAA CACTGCTAGTGCCGTGACTGTTAGGAGCACTATCCGAAGGTTGAGGGAGGCGACCGAGAGTTAA
- the LOC121765795 gene encoding trihelix transcription factor ASIL1-like, with protein sequence MAAALSPSSHDEDSHTPTLPLPSSSRRLPPPCWSPDETVSLIDAYKDKWYSLRRGNLKATHWQEVADDVAARCPAGLPKTPVQCRHKMEKLRKRYRSEIQRAAAHGGVRRFTSSWAHFQSMYSMEKGPNPAPSSSDDDDENDYNANGTKRVNDLYNYNQRGVYGGQLNENNGAGSGFRIKIPGRATAGPTVAKIYSKFDEMGASNPIYHNPRFTNYAAGVNGAASTKISRDGFVGAGQIRKRADEMPKKSQGGDGLSELVAAIHGLGEGFMRMEKAKMDMVKQIEEMRMEMELKRTEMLLESEQRIVEAFAQAKSERSAKRAKRNSTTPD encoded by the coding sequence ATGGCCGCCGCCCTCTCTCCCTCCTCCCACGACGAAGACTCCCACACCCCCACCCTCCCACTCCCCTCCTCCTCCCGCCGCCTCCCTCCTCCCTGCTGGTCCCCCGATGAGACCGTCTCCCTAATCGACGCCTACAAGGACAAGTGGTACTCCCTCCGCCGCGGCAACCTCAAGGCAACCCACTGGCAAGAAGTCGCCGACGACGTCGCCGCCAGGTGCCCCGCCGGCCTCCCCAAGACCCCCGTCCAGTGCCGCCACAAGATGGAGAAGCTCCGGAAGAGGTACCGCTCCGAGATCCAGCGCGCCGCCGCGCACGGCGGCGTCCGCCGATTCACCTCCTCCTGGGCCCACTTCCAGAGCATGTATTCCATGGAGAAAGGCCCCAATCCCGCCCCTTCCTCCTCCGATGACGACGACGAGAACGATTACAATGCCAACGGCACCAAAAGGGTGAACGATTTGTATAATTACAATCAGAGAGGAGTCTACGGTGGCCAATTGAATGAGAATAATGGTGCGGGTAGCGGTTTCCGGATCAAGATCCCGGGCCGGGCTACCGCCGGACCTACTGTGGCCAAGATTTATTCGAAATTCGATGAGATGGGTGCTTCAAACCCTATTTACCATAACCCTAGGTTTACGAATTATGCTGCGGGTGTGAATGGGGCTGCCTCGACCAAGATTTCTAGGGATGGCTTTGTTGGTGCGGGGCAAATTAGGAAGAGGGCTGATGAAATGCCGAAAAAGAGCCAAGGGGGTGACGGTTTGAGTGAGCTAGTTGCAGCAATTCATGGTTTGGGGGAGGGTTTTATGAGGATGGAGAAGGCTAAGATGGATATGGTGAAGCAAATTGAGGAGATGCGGATGGAGATGGAGTTGAAGAGGACCGAGATGTTGCTTGAGTCAGAGCAGAGGATTGTCGAGGCGTTTGCTCAGGCGAAATCCGAGAGAAGTGCAAAACGGGCGAAAAGGAATTCGACTACACCTGATTGA
- the LOC121770771 gene encoding uncharacterized protein At1g28695-like, which yields MECHFSNKNLAILSIFLAIITLFYYREELTNKSLLFYTDKYSSTDSNWSSWLPRDELGIALARASTADKTVIVAVINEAYVESDFPSMFDLFLEGFWVGVRTRPLLRHLVVVSMDKAAHERCLFRRLNCYLLVAGGGFSGEKLYMSGEFIEMMWRRTAFLLEVLHRGYNFIFTDADVIWVRDPLARLKRNGKFDLQISTDTFTGDPFSKDNPINTGFYAIRSSNKTTSLFKKWYGMRSNSTGMKEQDVLQMLIRDMGALREFNISARFLETQYFSGFCNDSQNIGSVITIHANCCRTIKAKIVDLKAVLMDWKRFTAGNSTSDFKWSPHAACANSWGR from the exons ATGGAGTGCCACTTTAGTAACAAAAATTTGGCAATCCTTTCAATATTTTTAGCAATAATCACACTTTTCTATTATCGTGAAGAGCTAACCAACAagtctctcttattttatacaGACAAATACTCTTCTACCGATTCCAACTGG TCATCATGGTTGCCACGAGATGAGCTCGGAATAGCTCTGGCGAGGGCTTCAACGGCAGACAAGACGGTGATCGTGGCCGTGATCAACGAGGCCTATGTGGAGAGCGATTTCCCCTCGATGTTCGATCTTTTTCTTGAGGGCTTTTGGGTGGGAGTGAGGACGCGGCCGCTCCTCCGCCACCTGGTGGTGGTTTCAATGGATAAGGCTGCTCATGAGAGGTGTCTCTTCCGCCGCTTAAACTGCTACTTGCTGGTGGCCGGCGGTGGTTTCTCCGGTGAGAAGTTATACATGTCGGGAGAGTTTATAGAGATGATGTGGAGGAGGACTGCATTTCTCCTTGAAGTTCTCCATAGAGGTTACAACTTCATATTCACC GATGCTGATGTTATATGGGTTAGGGATCCTTTGGCGAGACTAAAAAGGAATGGGAAGTTTGACTTGCAAATAAGCACCGATACCTTCACCGGCGATCCGTTCTCGAAAGACAATCCAATCAACACAGGATTCTACGCGATCCGATCGAGCAACAAAACGACgtcactttttaaaaaatggtaCGGTATGAGATCGAATTCGACGGGGATGAAAGAGCAAGACGTGCTGCAGATGCTAATTAGAGACATGGGTGCACTAAGAGAGTTCAACATAAGTGCAAGATTTCTCGAGACGCAATATTTCAGTGGATTTTGCAACGATAGCCAAAATATTGGATCAGTGATCACTATCCATGCAAATTGTTGTCGCACTATTAAAGCCAAAATCGTGGATTTGAAGGCCGTTTTAATGGATTGGAAGAGGTTCACTGCGGGTAATAGTACCAGCGACTTTAAATGGTCACCACATGCAGCTTGTGCAAATTCTTGGGGGAGATAA